One window of the Chryseobacterium sp. CY350 genome contains the following:
- a CDS encoding alanine/ornithine racemase family PLP-dependent enzyme, whose translation MSYITLNSNKLSHNYNFLNQLFREKNIEWAVVGKLLCGNEKFLQCLLNICDKEICDSRLTNLRHIKKISPTTQTVYIKPPAKRLVKSIVQFADVSFNTEIDTIKALSEEAVRQNRTHKIVIMVEMGELREGIMVKNLSNFYGEVLQLPNIDVVGIGTNLNCLNGILPDEKKLIKLSRFKEIIEESYNEKIPYISAGSSVTIPLLFQNLVPEEINHFRIGETLFFGTDVYNDSTINGMYQDVFKLTTEIIEIVEKPMIPAGDAGTNLTGETPIHDQNNIGKTSVRAIVDIGILDIDPTQINPINDDIEIIGASSDMMILDLSDNLQNYQVGDTVDFSMNYMAVLRAMNSDYVDKIVDNKLDLKRLKILEDKN comes from the coding sequence ATGTCTTACATTACTTTAAATTCAAACAAACTATCACACAATTATAATTTTTTAAATCAACTTTTTAGAGAAAAAAATATTGAGTGGGCGGTTGTTGGAAAGCTACTTTGCGGGAATGAAAAGTTTCTGCAATGTCTGCTGAACATATGTGATAAGGAGATTTGCGATTCCAGATTGACCAATCTTCGTCATATTAAAAAAATTTCGCCGACAACACAGACTGTATATATTAAGCCGCCCGCTAAAAGACTGGTCAAAAGCATTGTACAATTTGCAGATGTAAGTTTTAATACAGAAATTGATACTATAAAAGCCCTTTCCGAAGAGGCAGTACGTCAAAACAGAACTCATAAAATTGTAATTATGGTTGAGATGGGCGAACTTCGAGAGGGAATTATGGTTAAAAATCTTTCAAATTTTTATGGTGAAGTATTGCAACTTCCGAATATAGATGTTGTGGGAATCGGAACCAATTTAAACTGCCTTAACGGAATTTTGCCAGACGAAAAAAAATTAATAAAACTGAGTAGATTTAAGGAAATTATTGAAGAATCGTACAATGAAAAGATTCCTTACATTTCTGCCGGATCTTCTGTTACCATTCCTCTCCTTTTTCAAAATCTGGTACCTGAAGAAATAAATCACTTCAGAATAGGTGAAACTCTATTTTTCGGAACTGATGTTTACAACGATTCTACCATCAATGGAATGTATCAGGATGTTTTTAAACTGACGACTGAAATTATTGAAATTGTAGAAAAACCAATGATACCTGCAGGTGATGCCGGAACAAATCTCACAGGTGAAACTCCAATACACGATCAAAATAACATTGGTAAAACCTCGGTTCGGGCAATTGTAGATATCGGGATTTTAGATATTGATCCCACACAGATAAATCCAATTAATGATGATATTGAAATTATTGGTGCAAGTTCTGATATGATGATTTTAGATCTTTCTGATAATTTGCAAAACTATCAGGTTGGTGACACCGTAGATTTTAGTATGAATTACATGGCGGTTCTCAGGGCAATGAATTCAGATTATGTAGATAAAATCGTCGATAACAAGTTAGATTTAAAGCGTCTTAAAATATTAGAAGATAAAAATTAA
- a CDS encoding GNAT family N-acetyltransferase, producing MITLQQYSTENITDKNQKDEIIEFLFKHLEQYGDPQADIHDAVSYALGENNKPGGTVITAKDADEKLIGAVVINKTGMGGYIPENILVYIATDKNVRGKGVGKALMQKAIDSSYGDIALHCEPENPAIHLYKKLGFTSKYLEMRLKK from the coding sequence ATGATAACATTACAACAATATTCCACGGAAAACATAACAGATAAAAATCAAAAAGATGAAATTATAGAATTTCTTTTTAAACATCTGGAGCAATACGGCGATCCGCAAGCAGATATTCACGATGCTGTGAGCTATGCTCTCGGAGAAAATAATAAGCCAGGCGGCACTGTCATAACTGCTAAAGATGCAGATGAAAAACTTATTGGTGCAGTCGTGATCAACAAGACAGGAATGGGCGGTTACATTCCGGAAAATATACTTGTTTACATAGCAACCGACAAAAATGTGCGCGGAAAGGGAGTTGGGAAAGCACTGATGCAAAAAGCTATTGATTCTTCGTATGGTGATATCGCTCTCCATTGTGAACCGGAAAATCCGGCAATACATTTATATAAAAAACTGGGGTTTACCAGTAAATATTTAGAAATGCGATTAAAAAAATAA
- a CDS encoding universal stress protein, translating into MQKQINTILVPTDFTEKSNNAVKMAVQIAKRHEAKILIFHSISNHYIIDRTGKQVIGAETVDENFRKIQISLDELHASLSTENPTLHFETILDNDNLIHGINKIIDQKNVDLVVSGSSGQQKISQLILGSMSYEILNGVNASVLLVPETCKKYAFDKILVPVRVLDDLADKVDLSLAIAQKNNGIITLLGISSETDLDALKDAYQEVRQTLVKNQQEYNAQFLLTQDKATQISKFSKDDDADIIILSYQDEGSWKSIFSENFFKQIINYTDIPLLFLKNKERAKNNETDDNAGFDITLPCPG; encoded by the coding sequence ATGCAGAAACAGATTAACACCATTTTGGTACCGACCGATTTTACAGAAAAATCAAATAATGCTGTAAAGATGGCAGTTCAGATTGCGAAACGTCATGAGGCTAAGATTTTGATCTTTCACAGCATCAGCAATCACTATATTATTGACCGTACCGGAAAACAGGTGATAGGTGCAGAAACTGTTGATGAAAATTTTAGGAAAATTCAAATTTCACTGGATGAACTTCACGCTTCTTTAAGTACCGAAAATCCAACGTTACACTTTGAAACAATTCTTGATAATGACAATTTAATACACGGAATTAATAAGATTATTGATCAGAAAAATGTTGATTTGGTGGTGAGCGGTTCTTCCGGCCAGCAAAAAATATCACAGCTTATTTTGGGTTCTATGTCTTATGAAATTCTGAACGGAGTAAATGCATCAGTTCTTTTAGTACCTGAAACCTGTAAAAAGTACGCTTTCGACAAAATACTTGTTCCGGTAAGGGTACTCGATGATCTAGCTGATAAGGTAGATCTCTCACTTGCAATAGCTCAAAAAAACAATGGAATTATCACCCTTTTGGGAATAAGCAGCGAAACCGATCTTGATGCACTAAAAGATGCTTATCAGGAGGTGAGGCAAACTTTGGTTAAAAATCAACAAGAGTATAATGCTCAGTTTTTACTGACACAAGATAAAGCCACGCAGATTTCGAAATTTTCTAAAGACGACGACGCGGATATTATTATTCTGTCTTATCAGGATGAAGGCAGCTGGAAATCAATTTTCTCTGAAAATTTCTTCAAACAAATTATTAATTACACAGATATTCCTCTTCTTTTCTTAAAAAACAAAGAAAGAGCAAAAAATAACGAAACGGACGATAATGCAGGTTTTGACATCACATTACCGTGTCCGGGATAA
- a CDS encoding NUDIX hydrolase yields MSSSFIHTYVSVDCVVFGFDRENQLNILLVQRHLSDVPERQKRLPGSLILSNEDVDDAAERVLHELTGIKKMVLKQFRCFADPNRASSEYDIKWMQKEYQHQIDRIITVAYLSLCKIDHKINSTKYDTVDWCPVDKVPLLPFDHNKIINESLTEIRKWIESDFSIIFELLPKKFTIRQLYKLYGALSEKSIDIKNFHKKVSSFSYIIPLDEIETNVSHRAARYYKFDAKIYKKNNNKLIK; encoded by the coding sequence ATGAGTTCTAGTTTCATTCACACATATGTTTCTGTAGACTGTGTAGTTTTCGGTTTTGACCGTGAAAATCAGCTGAATATTTTATTGGTTCAGCGGCATCTCAGTGATGTGCCGGAGCGGCAGAAAAGATTGCCCGGAAGTTTGATTCTTAGCAATGAAGATGTTGATGACGCTGCAGAACGTGTACTTCACGAACTGACAGGAATAAAAAAAATGGTACTTAAACAATTCAGGTGTTTTGCCGACCCAAACCGTGCAAGCAGCGAGTACGATATAAAGTGGATGCAGAAAGAATATCAGCATCAAATTGACCGCATTATAACGGTAGCATATCTTTCGCTTTGCAAAATTGATCACAAAATCAACAGCACAAAATATGATACGGTAGATTGGTGTCCAGTTGACAAAGTCCCATTATTACCTTTTGATCATAATAAGATTATTAATGAATCTTTGACAGAGATCAGAAAATGGATTGAGTCTGATTTTTCTATTATTTTTGAACTGCTGCCAAAGAAATTTACGATAAGACAGCTTTATAAATTGTATGGTGCTTTAAGCGAAAAATCTATCGATATTAAGAATTTTCATAAAAAAGTATCATCATTTAGTTATATCATTCCTTTAGATGAGATAGAAACCAATGTTTCCCATCGAGCAGCGAGATATTATAAGTTCGATGCTAAAATATATAAGAAAAACAACAATAAGCTAATAAAATAA